In the genome of Cystobacter ferrugineus, one region contains:
- a CDS encoding S41 family peptidase, which yields MLRTLLTRFILAAGLIAWTASAAPTPNAPELPSPEERLNRLARLWGQVKYRHPSLAYKPIDWDAALITALPRVEAAKDRAAYAAAVQDMLETLNDPATRILRPDERQDSAPADPARTREPRRWEAKDVLVINMGVRQPTAPLREELTRAKAVILDLRARGLDPRASEAMRQTLGEVLPLLLTQELQVPGPRAVYHSGYRPQTISSSGGFATSFLTSTGERISPQAPGKALPLLFLLDDQSSVDARVLTMKAQGLAQIITEGRLDDGSSVERTRVDLGAGLTAVVRLSELGVPLRADAVLPKRSRSGKDEALLKALELARKPARGKAPKVREADLPPGRWQADEAYANMPYPDRPYRLLALFRMWNIIEFFYPYKHLMDQDWDQALTTFLPRFSKAKDAAEYALAVAEMSTLLKDGHTTLHGHPELEKRGIAGVLAPFEAMELEGKAVVTRVWDEAAAPGIAPGQVIETYEGKPLAERMNALKSYVTASTPAHLRHRLLARALSGAEGSQATVGVRDAAGARKQVRFTRSMRSLQKPPTGDAWRLLGNGVGYVDLTRLQPADVATLFEKMKSTKALVFDMRGYPHGTAWAIAPYLNARKAPYGAVIERNIVSSEELGGRYKYYQPLPQANVTPYKGRTVMLIDERTISQAEYTGLFFEAANNTTFIGTPSAGADGDVTNMVLPGGIALLFSGDDVRHVDGRQLQRVGLKPQVFVRPSLASVQKGQDEVLERALKYLVSKGVSAKVSGETPR from the coding sequence ATGCTGCGCACCCTGCTTACCCGATTCATCCTGGCCGCCGGGCTCATCGCCTGGACGGCCTCGGCGGCGCCGACCCCCAACGCCCCCGAGCTTCCCTCCCCCGAGGAGCGGCTGAACCGTCTGGCCCGATTGTGGGGCCAGGTGAAGTACCGCCACCCCTCCCTGGCCTACAAACCCATCGACTGGGACGCCGCGCTGATCACGGCGCTGCCCCGCGTCGAGGCCGCCAAGGACCGCGCCGCCTACGCCGCGGCCGTCCAGGACATGCTGGAGACGCTCAATGATCCCGCCACGCGGATCCTCCGCCCCGACGAGCGGCAGGACAGCGCACCGGCCGACCCGGCGCGCACGCGCGAGCCGCGCCGGTGGGAAGCCAAGGACGTGCTCGTGATCAACATGGGCGTGAGGCAGCCGACCGCCCCGTTGCGCGAGGAGCTCACCCGGGCCAAGGCCGTCATCCTCGACCTGCGCGCCCGGGGACTGGACCCGCGCGCCTCCGAGGCCATGCGCCAGACGCTGGGCGAGGTCCTGCCACTGCTGCTCACCCAGGAGCTGCAGGTGCCCGGGCCCCGCGCCGTGTACCACTCGGGCTACCGCCCGCAGACGATCTCCTCGAGCGGCGGCTTCGCCACGTCGTTCCTCACGTCGACGGGAGAGCGCATCTCGCCCCAGGCTCCCGGCAAGGCCCTGCCCCTGCTCTTCCTGTTGGATGATCAGTCCTCCGTGGACGCACGCGTGCTCACCATGAAGGCGCAGGGCCTGGCGCAGATCATCACCGAGGGCCGCCTGGACGATGGCTCGAGCGTGGAGCGCACGCGGGTGGACCTGGGCGCCGGGTTGACGGCGGTGGTGCGCTTGAGCGAGCTGGGCGTGCCCCTGCGCGCGGACGCCGTGCTGCCCAAGCGCTCGCGCTCGGGCAAGGACGAGGCGCTGCTCAAGGCGCTCGAGCTGGCGCGCAAGCCGGCACGCGGCAAGGCGCCCAAGGTGCGCGAGGCGGATCTTCCCCCGGGCCGGTGGCAGGCGGACGAGGCGTACGCGAACATGCCCTACCCGGATCGCCCCTATCGCCTGCTCGCGCTCTTCCGGATGTGGAACATCATCGAGTTCTTCTACCCCTACAAGCACCTGATGGATCAGGACTGGGACCAGGCCCTGACCACGTTCCTGCCCCGCTTCTCCAAGGCCAAGGACGCCGCCGAGTACGCGCTCGCGGTGGCGGAGATGAGCACGCTGCTCAAGGACGGACACACCACCCTGCACGGCCACCCCGAGCTGGAGAAGCGCGGCATCGCCGGCGTGCTGGCCCCCTTCGAGGCGATGGAGCTGGAGGGCAAGGCGGTGGTGACCCGGGTGTGGGACGAGGCGGCCGCCCCGGGGATCGCACCGGGGCAGGTCATCGAGACGTACGAGGGCAAGCCCCTGGCGGAGCGGATGAACGCGCTCAAGTCCTACGTCACGGCGTCGACACCCGCGCACCTGCGCCACCGCCTGTTGGCGCGCGCCCTGTCGGGAGCCGAGGGCTCCCAGGCCACGGTGGGCGTGCGCGACGCCGCGGGAGCGCGCAAGCAGGTGCGCTTCACCCGGAGCATGCGGTCGTTGCAGAAGCCGCCCACGGGAGACGCCTGGCGCCTCCTGGGCAACGGCGTGGGCTACGTGGACCTGACGCGCCTGCAGCCCGCCGACGTGGCGACCCTGTTCGAGAAGATGAAGAGCACGAAGGCGCTCGTGTTCGACATGCGCGGCTATCCCCACGGCACCGCCTGGGCGATCGCTCCGTACCTCAACGCGCGCAAGGCCCCTTATGGGGCGGTGATCGAGCGCAACATCGTCTCCTCGGAGGAACTGGGCGGGCGCTACAAGTACTACCAGCCCCTGCCCCAGGCCAACGTCACTCCCTACAAGGGCCGCACGGTGATGCTCATCGACGAGCGCACCATCAGCCAGGCCGAGTACACGGGCCTGTTCTTCGAGGCGGCCAACAACACCACCTTCATCGGCACGCCCAGCGCGGGCGCCGACGGCGACGTCACCAACATGGTGCTCCCGGGTGGCATCGCGCTGCTCTTCTCCGGCGACGACGTGCGGCACGTGGACGGCCGTCAGCTGCAGCGCGTGGGGCTCAAGCCCCAGGTCTTCGTGCGGCCCTCCCTCGCGAGCGTCCAGAAGGGTCAGGACGAAGTGCTGGAGCGGGCGCTCAAGTACCTCGTGAGCAAGGGCGTGAGCGCCAAGGTATCGGGAGAGACGCCGCGGTAG
- a CDS encoding DUF2378 family protein — protein sequence MTEKLVYDYTMEALLRVLGQPLTAEHLTGLRALGVDPRQFQPAYPADTYTQVLNFIVAELWPQLPREEAGFELGRAFMRAYQQTAMGKAVAAVTRVIGPHRSLERMSRNFRSANNFTETKLNKVGPNHYELWFNHARHTNFFRGLLTEALTRTGAREVSVTLLTLGEATEATFHITWSQ from the coding sequence ATGACGGAGAAGCTGGTCTACGACTACACGATGGAGGCCCTGCTGCGCGTGCTGGGCCAGCCCCTCACGGCCGAGCACCTCACCGGGCTGCGAGCGTTGGGCGTCGACCCCCGCCAGTTCCAGCCGGCCTATCCGGCGGACACATACACCCAGGTGCTGAACTTCATCGTGGCCGAGCTCTGGCCCCAGCTACCGAGGGAGGAAGCAGGCTTCGAGCTGGGACGGGCCTTCATGCGCGCCTACCAGCAGACGGCGATGGGCAAGGCGGTGGCCGCGGTGACGCGGGTCATCGGTCCCCACCGGTCGCTCGAGCGGATGAGCCGCAACTTCCGCAGCGCCAACAACTTCACCGAGACGAAGCTGAACAAGGTGGGGCCGAACCACTACGAGCTGTGGTTCAACCACGCCCGCCACACGAACTTCTTCCGGGGCCTGCTGACCGAGGCCCTCACCAGGACGGGCGCCCGGGAGGTGTCCGTGACGCTGCTCACCCTGGGCGAGGCCACCGAGGCCACCTTCCACATCACCTGGAGTCAGTAA
- a CDS encoding alpha/beta hydrolase family protein gives MSEPTSTASTPSAPTPVLSVSPIVLPAPGRAVDLQVRVSAPVTGSELPILLLSHGHGRSNHLSSLNGYAPLANYFAAHGFVVIQPTHLDSKTLTLDSNDPDAPLYWRARVEDMKRILDQLDAIERAVVGLAGRLDRSKVAVVGHSMGGHTASLLLGARHKAPHDGAEVNLAEPRIKAGVLLAAPGRGDALSKFAAENYSFFTTIDFSTMTTPALVVAGDKDDSPHLTDAGADWHADPYFLSPSPKSLLTLFDAGHGLGGVSGYDVAETTDENPERVAAVQRLTWAYLRTELYPGDSAWREARNALTGVARPLGRVESK, from the coding sequence ATGAGCGAACCGACTTCCACGGCCAGCACTCCCAGCGCACCCACGCCGGTCCTCTCGGTCAGCCCAATCGTGCTGCCAGCTCCCGGCCGCGCCGTCGATCTCCAGGTGCGAGTCTCCGCGCCCGTGACCGGAAGCGAACTGCCCATCCTCTTGCTCTCGCACGGCCACGGCCGCTCCAACCACCTCTCCTCATTGAACGGCTACGCCCCACTCGCCAACTACTTCGCGGCACACGGCTTCGTCGTGATCCAGCCCACCCATCTCGACTCGAAGACGCTCACCCTCGACTCCAATGACCCCGATGCGCCTCTGTACTGGCGAGCGCGGGTCGAGGACATGAAGCGCATCCTCGACCAGCTCGACGCGATCGAGCGCGCCGTCGTTGGGCTCGCCGGGCGCTTGGACCGAAGCAAGGTGGCCGTCGTCGGGCACTCGATGGGCGGGCACACCGCGAGCCTGCTGCTTGGCGCGCGGCACAAGGCTCCCCACGACGGAGCGGAAGTGAACCTCGCCGAGCCCCGGATCAAGGCGGGCGTGCTGCTCGCCGCGCCCGGCAGAGGCGACGCCCTCAGCAAGTTCGCAGCCGAGAACTACTCCTTCTTCACGACCATCGACTTCTCCACGATGACGACGCCCGCGCTCGTGGTCGCCGGCGACAAGGACGACTCTCCCCACCTGACGGACGCAGGCGCCGACTGGCACGCCGATCCATACTTCCTCTCCCCAAGCCCCAAGTCCCTGCTCACCCTGTTCGACGCGGGGCACGGGCTGGGCGGAGTCTCGGGATATGACGTCGCCGAGACCACGGACGAGAACCCCGAGCGAGTGGCTGCCGTTCAGCGTCTCACCTGGGCCTACCTCCGCACCGAGCTCTATCCCGGAGACTCCGCCTGGCGGGAAGCGCGAAACGCGCTGACTGGCGTAGCCAGGCCGCTCGGACGGGTCGAGTCCAAATAA
- a CDS encoding RtcB family protein — protein sequence MRTERDYEVLTNEAGGVPIKAWTVGVPFEDEAKKQLRAMASLPFVHKWVAVMPDVHRGFGATVGSVVATAGAVVPAAVGVDIGCGMIAVRTTLRAEQLPDSLGGVRSAIERAVPHGRTDNGGRNDRGAWKDAPAAHREAWGRLKPGYDAILEKHPRLGRGPDLGHLGTLGTGNHFIEVCLDEADHVWVMLHSGSRGVGNRIGSHFIELAKEDMRRFFIHLPEADLAYLPEGSEHFEDYLRAVSWAQEYAATNRELMLRSTVEALQASGELPEFSLTQAAVNCHHNYVSREHHYGKNVLVTRKGAVRAREGDLGIIPGSMGARSYIVRGKGNAESFHSCSHGAGRVMSREAAKRRFTLEDHARATQGIECRKDADVIDETPGAYKPIDAVMQAQASLVDVVHTLRQVVCVKG from the coding sequence ATGCGGACCGAGCGCGACTACGAGGTGCTGACGAACGAGGCGGGTGGGGTGCCCATCAAGGCGTGGACGGTGGGGGTGCCGTTCGAGGACGAGGCGAAGAAGCAGCTCCGGGCGATGGCCTCCCTGCCTTTCGTGCACAAGTGGGTGGCGGTGATGCCGGACGTGCACCGCGGCTTCGGCGCGACGGTGGGCAGCGTGGTGGCGACGGCGGGCGCGGTGGTTCCGGCCGCGGTGGGCGTGGACATCGGCTGTGGGATGATCGCCGTGCGCACCACGCTGCGCGCGGAGCAGTTGCCGGACTCGCTCGGTGGGGTGCGCTCGGCCATCGAGCGCGCGGTGCCGCACGGCCGCACCGACAACGGAGGCCGCAATGACCGGGGCGCCTGGAAGGACGCGCCCGCGGCGCACCGCGAGGCCTGGGGCCGCCTGAAGCCCGGCTATGACGCCATCCTGGAGAAGCACCCGCGCCTGGGCCGGGGCCCGGACCTGGGTCACCTCGGGACGCTGGGGACGGGAAACCACTTCATCGAGGTGTGTCTGGATGAGGCGGACCACGTCTGGGTGATGCTGCACAGCGGCTCGCGCGGGGTGGGCAACCGCATCGGCAGCCACTTCATCGAACTGGCCAAGGAGGACATGCGCCGCTTCTTCATCCACCTGCCGGAGGCGGACCTGGCCTACCTGCCCGAGGGCTCCGAGCACTTCGAGGACTACCTGCGCGCGGTGAGCTGGGCGCAGGAGTACGCGGCGACCAACCGCGAGCTGATGCTGCGCTCGACCGTGGAGGCGTTGCAGGCGAGCGGGGAGCTGCCGGAGTTCTCGCTCACGCAGGCGGCGGTGAACTGCCACCACAACTACGTGTCGCGTGAGCACCACTACGGCAAGAACGTGCTGGTGACGCGCAAGGGCGCGGTGCGGGCGCGCGAGGGGGACCTGGGCATCATCCCCGGGAGCATGGGAGCGCGCTCGTACATCGTGCGCGGGAAGGGGAACGCGGAGTCCTTCCACTCGTGCAGCCACGGCGCGGGCCGGGTGATGTCGCGTGAGGCGGCGAAGCGGCGCTTCACGCTGGAGGACCACGCGCGGGCGACGCAGGGCATCGAGTGCCGCAAGGACGCGGACGTCATCGACGAGACGCCCGGGGCCTACAAGCCCATCGACGCGGTGATGCAGGCGCAGGCGAGCCTGGTCGACGTCGTCCACACGCTGCGGCAGGTGGTGTGCGTGAAGGGGTGA
- the rtcA gene encoding RNA 3'-terminal phosphate cyclase: protein MVRIDGSKGEGGGQVLRTSLALALVTGTPFQMVNIRAGRSKPGLLRQHLTSVKAAAAVGDAEVEGAELHSRELTFRPRSVKPGDYHFAVGTAGSATLVLQTVLPALLSASGPSTLVLEGGTHNPAAPPFDFLAKAYLPLVRRMGPGVEATLERPGFFPAGGGKFHVSVQPAPLMPLHLLERGNVVRRQATAMFSQVPFDVAKRELETVGRKLGWSAEERRVEELKRAPGPGNVLSLEVESEHVTEVFTGFGERGVPAETVASAVSEEARVYLEAGVPVGHHLCDQLMLLLALARGGSFRTLPLDGHARTQLETFAHFLDVKLSVKELSASVFEVGVGQASV from the coding sequence ATGGTTCGCATTGATGGTTCGAAGGGAGAGGGCGGCGGCCAGGTGTTGCGCACGTCGCTGGCGCTGGCGCTGGTGACGGGGACGCCCTTCCAGATGGTGAATATCCGCGCGGGGCGCTCCAAGCCGGGGCTGTTGCGCCAGCACCTCACGTCGGTGAAGGCGGCGGCGGCGGTGGGGGACGCGGAGGTGGAGGGGGCGGAGCTGCACTCGCGGGAGCTGACATTCCGGCCCCGGAGCGTGAAGCCCGGGGACTACCACTTCGCGGTGGGCACGGCGGGAAGCGCCACGCTGGTGTTGCAGACGGTGTTGCCGGCGCTCTTGAGCGCGAGCGGGCCGTCCACGCTGGTGTTGGAGGGGGGGACGCACAACCCGGCGGCGCCGCCGTTCGACTTCCTGGCCAAGGCGTACCTGCCGCTCGTGCGGCGGATGGGGCCGGGGGTGGAGGCCACGCTGGAGCGGCCCGGTTTCTTCCCCGCCGGGGGAGGCAAGTTCCACGTGAGCGTGCAGCCAGCGCCGCTCATGCCCCTGCACCTGTTGGAGCGGGGGAACGTGGTGCGGCGGCAGGCCACGGCGATGTTCTCCCAGGTGCCCTTCGACGTGGCGAAGCGGGAGCTGGAGACGGTGGGGCGCAAGCTCGGCTGGAGCGCCGAGGAGCGGCGGGTGGAGGAACTGAAGCGCGCGCCCGGGCCGGGAAACGTGTTGTCCCTGGAGGTGGAGAGCGAGCACGTCACCGAGGTGTTCACCGGCTTCGGGGAGCGGGGCGTGCCCGCGGAGACCGTCGCCTCGGCCGTGTCGGAGGAGGCGCGGGTCTACCTGGAGGCCGGAGTCCCCGTGGGGCACCACCTGTGTGATCAGCTCATGTTGCTGCTGGCCCTGGCGCGTGGGGGCTCGTTCCGGACCCTGCCGCTGGATGGACATGCGCGGACCCAGCTCGAGACCTTCGCCCACTTCCTGGACGTGAAGCTCTCGGTGAAAGAGCTCTCCGCCTCGGTGTTCGAGGTGGGCGTGGGCCAGGCCTCCGTCTGA
- a CDS encoding SRPBCC family protein, translating into MTTKTIRRELKFTQSPAVVWRALATSEALADWMYPNDFEPRVGHRFTFRVPPDPRAEFDGLVVHCEVLRCAPPSELEFTWVVGEGWLDTRVSYRLEADGDGTRVLFEHSGFKEDQAFHGAEYGWKMMHGKLAKTLEKASGGATLPSPVSDNPALKA; encoded by the coding sequence ATGACGACGAAGACAATCCGACGGGAGCTGAAGTTCACCCAGTCGCCCGCCGTAGTGTGGCGCGCGCTCGCGACCAGCGAGGCGCTCGCCGACTGGATGTACCCGAACGACTTCGAGCCGCGCGTCGGGCATCGCTTCACGTTCCGCGTGCCTCCGGACCCTCGGGCCGAGTTCGATGGACTCGTCGTGCACTGCGAGGTGCTCCGGTGCGCTCCTCCGTCCGAGCTCGAGTTCACGTGGGTCGTTGGCGAGGGCTGGTTGGATACGCGCGTCAGCTACCGCCTCGAGGCCGATGGCGATGGGACGCGCGTGCTCTTCGAGCACTCCGGCTTCAAGGAGGACCAGGCGTTCCACGGCGCCGAGTACGGCTGGAAGATGATGCACGGAAAGCTCGCCAAGACGCTCGAGAAGGCGTCGGGCGGCGCCACTCTGCCTTCTCCCGTCAGCGACAACCCGGCCCTCAAGGCCTAA
- a CDS encoding DMT family transporter — MKSFLMVAVGAALWGCWSLFLRPAGLSGTQSAFLSLVFMSLPAPFVLSRGAWRDRRATLALGVLALCDAANAALFFAAVQRGPVAVAVLTHYLAPLLIALAAPWVLRERRSPRALLGAPLTLLGLALLLGTPQGGLSDSRTALLGGASALFFAANVLSIKEASRAFSPLAINSLHAPLSALVLLLIFGREALPPSLDGRLLWVGGGAILCGIVGNSVFSAGLKGVPAAAGSALTYLEPLTAALVGWGVFAEPLGPSGLLGGLLVLGTGVWVARAPRAPAPSAEVAPGMGCT, encoded by the coding sequence GTGAAGTCCTTCCTCATGGTCGCGGTGGGCGCCGCCCTCTGGGGCTGCTGGTCCCTCTTCCTGCGGCCCGCGGGCCTGTCCGGCACCCAGAGCGCCTTCCTCTCCCTGGTGTTCATGTCGCTGCCGGCCCCGTTCGTGCTGAGCCGCGGGGCCTGGCGCGACCGGCGCGCCACGCTCGCGCTCGGGGTGCTCGCGCTGTGCGATGCCGCCAACGCCGCCCTCTTCTTCGCCGCCGTGCAGCGCGGCCCGGTCGCCGTCGCCGTCCTCACCCACTACCTCGCCCCCCTGCTCATCGCGCTCGCCGCCCCGTGGGTGCTGCGCGAGCGCCGCTCTCCCCGCGCCCTGCTCGGCGCCCCCCTCACCCTGCTGGGCCTCGCGCTCCTCCTGGGCACGCCCCAGGGCGGCCTCTCCGACTCCCGGACGGCCCTGCTCGGCGGTGCCAGCGCCCTCTTCTTCGCGGCCAACGTGCTCTCCATCAAGGAGGCCTCCCGCGCCTTCTCCCCCCTGGCCATCAACTCGTTGCACGCCCCCCTGTCCGCGCTCGTGCTCCTGCTCATCTTCGGGCGCGAGGCCCTCCCTCCCTCCCTGGATGGGCGCCTGTTATGGGTGGGGGGAGGCGCCATCCTGTGTGGCATCGTGGGCAACTCCGTCTTCTCCGCCGGGCTGAAGGGCGTGCCCGCCGCCGCCGGCTCGGCCCTCACCTACCTGGAGCCGCTGACGGCCGCCCTGGTGGGCTGGGGGGTGTTCGCCGAGCCGCTCGGTCCCTCCGGGCTTCTGGGGGGCCTGCTCGTCCTGGGCACCGGCGTCTGGGTGGCCCGGGCCCCCCGTGCGCCCGCCCCGTCCGCCGAAGTGGCGCCGGGCATGGGATGCACATAA
- a CDS encoding ArsR/SmtB family transcription factor codes for MFGAISHPARRRMLDLLVDGDRPVNAIAENFEMSRPAVSQHLRVLLDAGLVTEQRHGRERRYRLVPERLEPVRDWLAHYERFWDDNFTRLRRHLEKGNER; via the coding sequence GTGTTCGGAGCGATCAGCCATCCGGCGCGGCGCCGCATGCTCGACCTGCTGGTCGACGGCGACCGCCCTGTGAATGCGATCGCCGAGAACTTCGAGATGAGCCGCCCGGCGGTGTCCCAGCACCTGCGCGTGCTCCTCGATGCGGGCCTCGTCACCGAGCAACGGCACGGCAGGGAACGGCGGTACCGCCTCGTGCCGGAGCGACTGGAGCCGGTGCGCGACTGGCTTGCTCACTACGAGCGGTTCTGGGACGACAACTTCACCCGCCTGCGGCGGCACCTTGAGAAGGGCAACGAACGATGA
- a CDS encoding DoxX family protein: MNIVFWSLQAVLALLFLAGGSYKAFSFQQLASQFSEVPHGGWRALGILEMAGGVLLIVPAALKWMPSLTAYAAAVLTLETFALAALYARHSTKMTPENPMIWALVMGVLVAFVAYGRYVLKPVVSVAA, encoded by the coding sequence ATGAACATCGTCTTCTGGAGTCTTCAGGCCGTCCTCGCGCTGCTGTTCCTCGCAGGCGGGTCGTACAAGGCGTTCTCGTTTCAGCAGCTCGCGAGCCAGTTCAGCGAGGTCCCCCACGGGGGATGGCGGGCGCTCGGCATCCTCGAGATGGCCGGTGGCGTGCTGCTGATCGTTCCGGCGGCGTTGAAGTGGATGCCCAGTCTCACCGCGTACGCGGCCGCAGTGCTCACGCTCGAGACGTTTGCGCTCGCCGCGCTGTACGCGCGTCATTCGACGAAGATGACGCCCGAGAACCCGATGATCTGGGCGCTCGTGATGGGTGTTCTGGTCGCCTTCGTGGCGTACGGTCGCTACGTACTCAAGCCAGTGGTGTCAGTCGCCGCGTAA
- the rtcR gene encoding RNA repair transcriptional activator RtcR: MAKTRVRETVVFGVLGTNLDAGRGPRRWDKWRPSVGLCQQEDLLVHRFELLHPPGQEELARTVEQDIRQVSPETQVRLTAVGIRNPWDLEETYGALLDYARTYPFQPEQEDYLVHITTGTHITQISLFLLVESRHIPARLVQTSPPAPGRDHGGPGTHTLIDLDLSKYDTLARRFQQEQREGLSFLKAGIDTRNAAFNRLIERIEQVATSSRAPLLLMGPTGAGKSQLARRIYQLKKARRHVSGPFMDVNCATLRGDGAMSALFGHVKGAFTGAVADRPGLLRQANAGVLFLDEIGELGADEQAMLLRALEDKRFLPVGSDKEVESDFQLLAGTNRDLLAEVERGRFREDLLARINLWTFRLPALRERPEDILPNLLFEMDQASQALGTRVTMNKEAQAHFLRFATSAEARWSGNFRDLNAAVLRMATLAPGGRITREGVDEELERLRATWLPTPPTSRPAAEELVTRVLGEEKAQALDRFDRAQLEEVLAVCREARSLSDAGRLLFACSREQKKSVNDADRLRKYLARFGLDWTGVRD, from the coding sequence ATGGCGAAGACGCGAGTCCGCGAGACGGTGGTGTTCGGGGTGCTGGGGACGAACCTGGATGCGGGCAGGGGGCCCCGGAGGTGGGACAAGTGGCGCCCCTCGGTGGGGCTCTGTCAGCAGGAAGATCTGCTGGTGCACCGCTTCGAGCTGCTCCATCCCCCCGGCCAGGAGGAGCTGGCGCGCACGGTGGAGCAGGACATCCGGCAGGTCTCCCCGGAGACGCAGGTGCGTCTGACCGCCGTGGGCATCCGCAATCCGTGGGATCTGGAGGAGACCTACGGCGCGCTGCTCGACTACGCCAGGACCTACCCCTTCCAGCCCGAGCAGGAGGACTACCTCGTGCACATCACCACGGGCACGCACATCACGCAGATCTCCCTGTTCCTCCTGGTGGAGAGCCGGCACATCCCCGCGCGACTGGTGCAGACCTCGCCTCCGGCCCCCGGCCGGGACCATGGAGGGCCGGGGACGCACACCCTCATCGATCTGGATCTATCGAAGTACGACACGCTGGCGCGCCGCTTCCAGCAGGAGCAGCGCGAGGGCCTGTCCTTCCTCAAGGCGGGCATCGACACGCGCAACGCGGCCTTCAACCGGCTCATCGAGCGCATCGAACAGGTGGCCACGAGCTCGCGCGCGCCCCTGTTGCTCATGGGTCCCACCGGAGCGGGCAAGTCGCAGCTCGCCCGGCGCATCTACCAGCTCAAGAAGGCGCGGCGGCACGTGAGCGGCCCCTTCATGGACGTCAACTGCGCCACCCTGCGCGGCGACGGGGCCATGTCCGCGCTCTTCGGCCACGTGAAGGGGGCCTTCACCGGCGCGGTGGCGGACCGGCCAGGGCTCTTGCGCCAGGCGAACGCGGGCGTGCTGTTCCTGGACGAGATTGGCGAGCTGGGCGCGGACGAGCAGGCCATGCTCCTGCGAGCGCTCGAGGACAAGCGCTTCCTGCCGGTGGGCTCGGACAAGGAGGTGGAGAGCGACTTCCAGCTCCTCGCGGGCACCAACCGGGACTTGCTCGCCGAGGTGGAGCGCGGCCGCTTCCGGGAGGATCTGCTCGCGCGCATCAACCTGTGGACCTTCCGGCTGCCCGCCTTGCGCGAGCGGCCCGAGGACATCCTCCCCAATCTCCTCTTCGAGATGGATCAGGCCTCGCAGGCGCTCGGCACGCGCGTGACGATGAACAAGGAGGCCCAGGCCCACTTCCTGCGCTTCGCCACCTCCGCCGAGGCCCGCTGGAGCGGCAACTTCCGCGACCTCAACGCCGCCGTGCTGCGCATGGCCACGCTCGCCCCCGGAGGCCGCATCACCCGCGAGGGCGTGGACGAGGAGCTGGAGCGCCTGCGCGCCACGTGGCTGCCCACCCCGCCCACCTCCCGGCCCGCGGCGGAGGAGCTGGTGACGCGGGTGCTCGGGGAGGAGAAGGCACAGGCCCTGGACCGCTTCGACCGGGCCCAGCTCGAGGAGGTGCTCGCCGTGTGCCGCGAGGCCCGCTCCCTGTCCGACGCGGGGCGGCTGCTCTTCGCCTGCTCCCGGGAGCAGAAGAAGAGCGTCAACGACGCGGACCGGCTGCGCAAATACCTCGCCCGCTTCGGCCTGGACTGGACCGGTGTACGAGACTGA
- a CDS encoding DUF1801 domain-containing protein, protein MKSGRSRTASSGAPRAAKPKLLSGGNPQIPKGEGDAPVQAFIEAMPEWKRDIGRRIDEIIVRTVPGVRKAVKWNTPFFGVGEVGYFTAFHCFDKYVKVTFFRGTSLEPLPPGASKVKDVRYYDIYEGKFDEAQFASWIRQAAALPGVVS, encoded by the coding sequence ATGAAGTCGGGACGGTCTCGAACCGCTAGCAGCGGCGCTCCGCGCGCCGCGAAGCCGAAGCTCCTGTCAGGCGGCAACCCTCAGATTCCGAAGGGCGAGGGCGACGCGCCGGTGCAGGCCTTCATCGAAGCGATGCCCGAGTGGAAGCGCGACATCGGCCGCCGAATCGACGAGATCATCGTCCGCACCGTCCCGGGCGTGCGGAAGGCGGTGAAGTGGAACACGCCGTTCTTCGGCGTCGGCGAGGTGGGCTACTTCACCGCGTTTCACTGCTTCGACAAGTACGTCAAGGTGACCTTCTTCCGGGGCACGTCGCTCGAGCCGCTTCCCCCCGGCGCGTCCAAGGTGAAGGACGTCCGCTACTACGACATCTACGAGGGGAAATTCGACGAGGCGCAATTTGCCTCGTGGATCCGTCAGGCCGCCGCGCTCCCGGGCGTGGTCTCGTGA
- a CDS encoding tRNA-uridine aminocarboxypropyltransferase, which yields MRSSTPADLAGRCPGCYLPCALCLCAEVPRVDTRTEVLVIRHNKEAHKSTNTARLAALALPRCHILSYGAPGQPFALSGLDAPGTWIVFPDAPPPPPEAPPPERLLVLDGNWAQARRMYQRLGLSRMPGLALPPPAADTRRLRRPPHPYGMSTVEAIAGALAVLEGEEVARPLHALHELMIDRVLAARGRLSEED from the coding sequence ATGAGGTCCAGCACTCCGGCGGACCTCGCCGGCCGCTGTCCGGGGTGCTACCTGCCGTGTGCCCTGTGTCTGTGCGCCGAGGTGCCGCGGGTGGACACCCGCACCGAGGTGCTCGTCATCCGCCACAACAAGGAAGCCCACAAGTCCACCAACACGGCACGCCTGGCGGCGCTCGCCCTGCCCCGCTGCCACATCCTGTCCTATGGCGCACCGGGCCAGCCCTTCGCGTTGTCGGGGCTCGACGCGCCGGGCACGTGGATCGTCTTCCCGGACGCCCCGCCTCCGCCACCCGAAGCACCTCCCCCCGAGCGGCTGCTGGTGCTCGATGGCAACTGGGCCCAGGCCCGGCGCATGTACCAGCGCCTGGGGTTGAGCCGCATGCCGGGACTGGCCCTGCCCCCGCCCGCCGCGGACACCCGGCGCCTGCGCCGCCCGCCCCACCCCTACGGCATGTCCACGGTGGAGGCGATCGCCGGCGCACTCGCCGTGCTGGAGGGGGAGGAGGTGGCCCGGCCCCTCCACGCGCTGCACGAGCTGATGATCGACCGGGTGTTGGCCGCCCGGGGCCGACTCTCCGAGGAGGACTGA